Proteins from a genomic interval of Haemorhous mexicanus isolate bHaeMex1 chromosome Z, bHaeMex1.pri, whole genome shotgun sequence:
- the GCNT1 gene encoding beta-1,3-galactosyl-O-glycosyl-glycoprotein beta-1,6-N-acetylglucosaminyltransferase, whose protein sequence is MLKRKLRFCYNSRFRLFLGLTLILVIISVLKVNQKEDFLNRKHLELTKEDPVSNVNCTKIIEGDIEEIQKVQLEALSVSFKKRPRLTTDDYINMTADCASFTKTRKYIMEPLSNEEAEFPIAYSIVVYHKIEMLDRLLRSIYAPQNFYCIHVDKKSPESFFAAVKGIVSCFDNVFISSQLESVVYASWSRVQADINCMKDLHRRSSTWKYLINLCGMDFPIKTNKEIVEKLKALKGENSLETEKMPVYKEVRWKKHHEIIDGKIKNTGIDKQLPPLSTPVFSGSAYFVVSRSFVEYVLENSKILKFIEWAKDTYSPDEYLWATIQRIPEVPGAFSSSDKYDVSDMNALARFVKWQYFEGDVSKGAPYPPCSGVHIRSVCVFGAGDLNWMLRNHHLFANKFDTDVDPFAVKCLEEYLRHKALYLPKN, encoded by the coding sequence ATGCTGAAGAGGAAATTACGGTTTTGCTACAACTCACGCTTCAGGCTTTTCTTGGGTCTAACTCTCATTCTAGTAATAATTTCGGTTTTGAAAGTTAACCAGAAAGAAGACTTCCTAAATCGGAAACATCTGGAGCTAACAAAAGAAGATCCTGTTAGCAATGTTAACTGCACCAAGATTATTGAGGGGGATATAGAAGAAATACAAAAGGTACAGCTTGAGGCATTATCAGTGTCATTTAAGAAACGCCCCAGACTAACAACAGACGATTATATTAACATGACTGCAGACTGTGCCTCCTTCACCAAGACTAGGAAATACATTATGGAACCTCTCAGTAATGAAGAAGCAGAATTTCCAATTGCTTACTCAATAGTGGTTTATCACAAAATTGAGATGCTTGATAGACTTCTAAGGTCAATCTATGCTCCACAGAATTTTTACTGCATTCATGTAGACAAAAAGTCTCCAGAATCcttttttgctgctgtgaagGGAATAGTCTCATGTTTTGATAATGTCTTTATTTCCAGCCAGTTAGAGAGTGTGGTATATGCTTCATGGAGCAGAGTGCAGGCAGACATTAACTGCATGAAAGATCTCCACAGGAGAAGTTCAACCTGGAAATACCTAATAAACCTATGTGGTATGGACTTTCCTATAAAGACCAACAAGGAAATAGTAGAGAAATTAAAAGCCCTTAAGGGTGAAAACAgcttggaaacagaaaaaatgccTGTTTATAAAGAAGTAAGGTGGAAGAAGCACCATGAGATTATTGACGGTAAAATAAAGAACACAGGCATAGACAAACAACTACCACCTCTCAGTACTCCAGTTTTTTCTGGCAGTGCCTATTTTGTAGTTAGCAGGAGCTTTGTAGAATATGTActagaaaacagcaaaatactTAAGTTCATTGAGTGGGCGAAAGATACTTACAGCCCAGATGAGTACCTGTGGGCAACAATTCAGAGAATCCCTGAAGTCCCAGGTGCGTTTTCTTCCAGTGACAAGTACGACGTTTCTGACATGAATGCCCTGGCCAGGTTTGTCAAATGGCAGTACTTTGAAGGTGATGTGTCCAAAGGTGCACCCTACCCACCGTGCAGTGGAGTTCACATTCGCTCTGTCTGTGTTTTTGGAGCAGGAGACTTGAACTGGATGCTACGAAACCACCACTTATTTGCTAATAAGTTTGACACTGATGTCGACCCTTTTGCAGTGAAATGCTTGGAAGAGTATTTGCGACACAAAGCTCTGTATCTGCCAAAGAACTGA